From Anaerohalosphaera lusitana, one genomic window encodes:
- a CDS encoding DUF4177 domain-containing protein: MLWMYKTAKVKATGGFLGGKFNAGKLEVKLNELGKDGWELSTSFTTNKNYGETRDAVLVFKRSVG, translated from the coding sequence ATGCTGTGGATGTATAAGACGGCTAAGGTGAAGGCGACGGGTGGGTTTCTGGGCGGTAAGTTTAATGCGGGTAAGTTGGAGGTGAAGTTGAACGAGCTTGGCAAGGACGGCTGGGAGCTTTCGACATCTTTCACTACCAACAAAAACTATGGTGAGACCCGCGATGCGGTGTTAGTTTTCAAACGGTCGGTGGGGTGA
- a CDS encoding tetratricopeptide repeat protein, producing MERDRKAAEERFNEGVEFCNKGRYEECLNAFEEAIRLEPTNSVL from the coding sequence ATGGAGCGCGACCGAAAGGCTGCAGAGGAGAGGTTTAATGAAGGTGTAGAATTTTGCAATAAAGGGCGATACGAAGAGTGTTTAAACGCTTTTGAGGAAGCGATACGCCTCGAACCAACTAATAGCGTTTTATAG
- a CDS encoding transposase, producing MNQPASNGPTISFDEFGPLEIRPQPGRNYCHTDHPKRLPATYTRKHGVQHWLAFYDVHQKKLWGYVRPRKRHQEFLEVLKLTRKKYPANQRIHLILDNFSPHRKDKVLRYCRENNIHLIWTPTNASWLNPIECQFTHVKEFVIRGTNYQNHNELKTALNRYVAYRNKKNQQKRNLDN from the coding sequence GTGAACCAGCCGGCCTCAAACGGGCCGACCATATCATTCGACGAGTTCGGACCGCTGGAGATTCGTCCTCAGCCAGGCCGGAATTACTGTCATACCGACCATCCCAAGAGGCTGCCTGCGACCTATACCCGCAAACACGGCGTTCAGCACTGGCTGGCGTTTTACGATGTCCATCAGAAAAAGCTCTGGGGATATGTTCGGCCACGCAAGCGGCATCAGGAGTTCTTGGAAGTTTTGAAACTGACCAGGAAAAAGTATCCGGCAAACCAGCGGATCCATCTGATACTGGACAATTTCTCGCCGCACCGCAAGGACAAGGTTCTGCGGTACTGTCGCGAGAACAATATTCATCTGATCTGGACGCCGACCAACGCATCATGGCTAAATCCTATCGAATGTCAGTTTACCCATGTTAAGGAATTCGTCATACGCGGAACTAATTATCAAAATCATAATGAGCTTAAAACCGCTCTGAATAGATACGTAGCATATCGCAATAAAAAAAATCAGCAAAAGCGAAACTTAGATAATTGA
- a CDS encoding helix-turn-helix domain-containing protein: MCLYARDLSTSEGQQIQRILRSSKSRIKIRRGQVILASNQGYKVPAIAELVHYSPHHVRVIIKDFNQRGLKALEPKPRPGRPPEFTEDDKAIIAETAKCPPDLLDCPFKRWSLEKLREYLVQEKIVPTISIETLRTILREKKVKLRRTKTWKECNDPNLKSKKN; the protein is encoded by the coding sequence ATGTGTCTGTACGCCAGAGACCTCAGTACCAGTGAAGGCCAGCAAATTCAGCGGATACTCCGCAGCAGCAAAAGCCGAATCAAGATTCGTCGCGGCCAAGTCATTCTTGCCTCTAACCAGGGCTATAAAGTTCCTGCTATCGCCGAGCTGGTTCACTATTCGCCGCACCATGTCAGGGTCATCATCAAAGACTTTAACCAACGCGGCCTTAAGGCGTTGGAGCCCAAGCCCCGGCCGGGAAGACCGCCGGAGTTTACCGAGGACGACAAGGCCATTATTGCCGAGACTGCAAAATGTCCGCCCGACCTTCTGGACTGCCCTTTTAAGCGGTGGTCGCTGGAAAAACTGCGTGAATATCTTGTCCAGGAAAAGATCGTTCCTACGATCAGCATTGAAACACTCAGGACCATCCTGCGTGAAAAGAAGGTCAAGCTCCGGCGGACAAAGACGTGGAAAGAGTGCAACGACCCCAATCTCAAGTCTAAAAAAAACTAA
- a CDS encoding YkgJ family cysteine cluster protein codes for MNYDELEKLAGQKEDENWAFRSFLKFYDDLTDQQIDRLVHELTDSVAADIDCTKCGRCCKQLKPTLTTNDQKRLAKALNITSSQLQQSYLEYVQDEESNCWQMKKTSCPFLKNRKCIAYESRPQDCRNYPYLKKPDFTMRTIAMLDRTRTCPIVFEVIEQLKEHLAFDAGNSAGNIW; via the coding sequence ATGAATTATGATGAATTAGAAAAACTTGCCGGGCAAAAAGAAGATGAGAACTGGGCGTTCCGAAGCTTTCTCAAATTCTACGACGATCTAACCGATCAGCAAATAGACAGGCTCGTCCATGAGCTTACCGATTCCGTTGCTGCCGACATCGATTGCACCAAGTGTGGACGGTGCTGTAAACAACTGAAACCGACCCTGACCACAAATGACCAAAAACGCCTGGCGAAAGCACTGAATATCACCAGCTCTCAACTCCAACAAAGTTATCTTGAATATGTGCAAGACGAAGAGTCCAACTGCTGGCAGATGAAGAAAACGTCCTGTCCGTTTCTAAAAAACCGCAAATGCATAGCGTACGAGTCTCGCCCGCAGGATTGCCGCAACTACCCATATCTGAAAAAACCGGATTTCACTATGCGTACTATAGCAATGCTTGATCGCACACGTACCTGCCCGATTGTTTTTGAGGTGATTGAGCAACTGAAAGAACACCTGGCTTTTGACGCGGGTAATTCCGCAGGCAATATATGGTAG
- a CDS encoding GntR family transcriptional regulator, translated as MLLEIDHHSGVPIFRQIVGQVRRQIMVGGLAEGEQLAAVRDLAARLKVNPMTVSKAYSLLEVEGLVERRRGVGVFVARVRKDRLGKMKGELLDGVMDKAAVTAIQLGVSKEDAWDIFEKHYREYDGKSRRKK; from the coding sequence ATGTTGTTGGAGATCGATCATCACAGCGGTGTGCCGATATTTCGGCAGATCGTGGGGCAGGTTCGGCGGCAGATCATGGTCGGCGGGCTTGCGGAGGGCGAGCAGCTTGCGGCTGTTCGCGATCTTGCTGCGCGGCTGAAGGTGAACCCGATGACGGTGAGCAAGGCTTATTCGCTGCTGGAGGTCGAGGGGCTGGTCGAGCGGAGGCGCGGGGTCGGGGTTTTCGTGGCGAGGGTGCGGAAGGATCGGCTGGGCAAGATGAAGGGTGAGCTGCTGGACGGGGTGATGGACAAGGCGGCGGTGACGGCGATCCAGTTGGGCGTGTCGAAGGAGGATGCGTGGGATATATTTGAAAAGCATTACAGGGAATATGATGGCAAGAGCCGGAGGAAAAAATGA
- a CDS encoding ABC transporter ATP-binding protein, giving the protein MSGNVIVEMRDVVKWFGHVQALDHVSLDVRRGEIIGLLGANGAGKSTLLRCVIGLYLADRGTCRTFGVDAAKLGAVELGRIGYVHQEGELLDWMTVGQLIRYVSAYYDTWDRELEERYVADFDISLRDRVGALSPGQRQKVAILLAIGFGPELLILDEPASALDPLARRRFLDMLLGMIQEEGRSIIISSHILSDVEKVIDHAVIMQKGEILRDRSFDELREEYLRFRLTSLNGELPGELGFAGVLRCERNDRQAVLTVQHAGADELEVRAKELRCDIEFRPLSLEEIYELVVS; this is encoded by the coding sequence ATGAGCGGTAATGTGATCGTTGAGATGCGTGATGTGGTCAAGTGGTTCGGGCATGTGCAGGCGCTGGATCATGTGAGTCTGGATGTGCGGCGGGGTGAGATAATCGGGCTGCTGGGCGCGAACGGGGCGGGCAAGAGTACGCTGCTGCGGTGTGTGATCGGGCTGTACCTGGCGGATCGGGGGACGTGCAGGACGTTCGGGGTGGATGCGGCGAAGCTGGGGGCGGTGGAGCTCGGACGGATCGGGTATGTGCACCAGGAGGGCGAGTTGCTGGACTGGATGACCGTGGGTCAGTTGATACGGTATGTGAGTGCGTATTATGATACGTGGGACAGGGAGCTGGAGGAGCGGTATGTTGCGGATTTTGATATTTCGCTGCGGGATCGGGTCGGGGCGCTTTCGCCGGGGCAGAGGCAGAAGGTGGCGATACTGCTGGCGATAGGGTTCGGGCCGGAGCTGCTGATACTGGATGAGCCTGCGTCGGCGCTGGATCCGCTGGCGCGGCGGCGGTTTCTGGATATGCTGCTGGGGATGATACAGGAGGAGGGGCGGTCGATCATTATTTCGTCGCATATTCTGAGCGATGTGGAGAAGGTGATCGATCATGCGGTGATCATGCAGAAGGGGGAGATTTTGCGGGATCGGAGTTTCGATGAGCTGCGGGAGGAGTATTTGCGGTTCAGGCTGACGTCGCTGAACGGGGAGCTGCCGGGTGAGCTTGGTTTTGCGGGGGTTCTCAGGTGCGAGCGGAACGACAGGCAGGCGGTTTTGACGGTGCAGCATGCGGGGGCGGATGAGCTGGAGGTGCGGGCGAAGGAGCTGAGGTGCGATATCGAGTTCAGGCCTTTGTCGCTGGAAGAGATCTATGAGCTGGTTGTGAGCTGA
- a CDS encoding DEAD/DEAH box helicase: protein MPFKKIGLCDELVQGILATGYTAPTEIQAEAIPVAIEGRDMIGCAQTGTGKTAAFVLPILNKIAKIGHTGGKPRVKALIVTPTRELAMQIDNSVKGYGRFVKMKSAAIFGGASMEKQVKALRRGVDVIAATPGRLIDHVGRGTVDLSGVEVLVLDEADRMLDMGFVNDIQKIIERMPKKRQTLLFSATMSKEVKKLTKTIQRSPKMIQIGEQHNPIDTITQHIYPVPAKQKMDLLRHMLERHQMYSVLIFSRTKRGADRICKNLKKAKVKAVAIHSDRTQRQRLQALDGFKRGKFQVMVATDIAARGINVEGISHVFNYDVPAYAEDYVHRIGRTGRAEATGDAITFVGYDEIPNLKKIERFIGRTFAADYYDDFEYETRISLNDGPKKSSGRKKGGSRGRGGNAKSGRGGGANRGGGRGRSKDGGAAKRGASGGGKAKSAGGAGRKRSESSESRGGKKNAAVKKAGRRDKGEGSKSDGGKVYFGGGKGKKKRRGGDDASAKSGGKKRNSKSKRKKRSGGKNESAGDGKTAAKRGGVVRRKKA, encoded by the coding sequence ATGCCTTTTAAGAAGATCGGGCTTTGTGACGAGTTGGTGCAGGGGATATTGGCGACGGGGTATACAGCTCCGACGGAGATACAGGCGGAGGCGATACCTGTTGCGATCGAGGGTCGGGATATGATCGGCTGTGCGCAGACGGGTACGGGGAAGACGGCGGCGTTCGTGCTGCCGATACTGAATAAGATCGCGAAGATCGGGCATACCGGCGGTAAGCCGCGGGTTAAGGCGCTGATCGTTACGCCGACGCGTGAGCTTGCGATGCAGATCGATAATTCGGTGAAGGGGTACGGGCGGTTCGTGAAGATGAAGAGTGCGGCGATCTTCGGCGGGGCGTCGATGGAGAAGCAGGTGAAGGCGCTGCGGCGGGGGGTGGATGTTATCGCGGCGACGCCTGGTCGGCTGATCGATCATGTGGGGCGCGGGACGGTCGATCTATCGGGTGTGGAGGTGCTGGTGCTGGACGAGGCGGACCGGATGCTGGATATGGGGTTCGTGAACGATATCCAGAAGATCATCGAGAGGATGCCGAAGAAGCGGCAGACGCTGCTGTTCTCGGCGACGATGTCGAAAGAGGTGAAGAAGCTGACGAAGACGATCCAGCGGTCGCCGAAGATGATACAGATCGGCGAGCAGCACAATCCGATCGACACGATCACGCAGCATATTTATCCTGTGCCGGCGAAACAGAAGATGGATCTGCTGAGGCATATGCTGGAGCGGCACCAGATGTACAGTGTGCTGATCTTTTCGCGGACGAAGCGAGGGGCGGATCGAATATGCAAGAATCTGAAGAAGGCGAAGGTCAAGGCGGTTGCGATCCATTCGGACAGGACGCAGAGGCAGAGACTGCAGGCGCTGGACGGGTTCAAGCGGGGCAAGTTCCAGGTGATGGTGGCGACGGATATCGCGGCGCGCGGGATCAATGTGGAGGGGATATCACATGTGTTCAATTACGATGTGCCTGCGTATGCGGAGGACTATGTGCACCGGATCGGTCGGACGGGTCGTGCGGAGGCGACGGGGGACGCGATCACTTTTGTGGGGTATGACGAGATACCGAACCTGAAGAAGATCGAGCGGTTCATCGGGCGGACGTTTGCGGCGGATTATTATGACGACTTTGAGTATGAGACGCGGATATCGCTGAATGACGGGCCGAAGAAGAGCAGCGGCAGGAAGAAAGGCGGTTCGCGTGGACGCGGCGGTAATGCGAAGAGCGGTCGCGGGGGCGGTGCGAATCGCGGCGGAGGTCGGGGCAGGTCGAAGGATGGAGGAGCCGCTAAACGCGGGGCGTCCGGCGGTGGTAAGGCGAAGAGTGCAGGCGGTGCTGGCCGGAAGCGGAGCGAGTCGTCGGAATCGCGGGGCGGGAAGAAAAATGCTGCTGTGAAGAAGGCCGGGCGGCGCGATAAGGGTGAGGGTTCGAAGTCGGACGGCGGGAAGGTTTACTTCGGCGGCGGCAAGGGTAAGAAGAAAAGACGCGGCGGGGATGATGCCAGTGCGAAGTCGGGCGGTAAGAAGAGGAACTCTAAGTCCAAACGCAAGAAGCGGAGCGGCGGTAAGAACGAATCCGCGGGCGACGGGAAGACTGCTGCTAAGCGCGGCGGGGTCGTGAGGCGGAAGAAAGCGTAG
- a CDS encoding cytochrome P460 family protein, with amino-acid sequence MNMHTKLTTMLITILITLLITAGCEQRPEDAGAEETQTPTQRQVEPEDQQQKDWQQQQDDMQKQQRDQQQQSDNPNSADAEYAEQLWTKIKDYENWTVPENFKGWQDGVSPHGKILKYYINDAAAEDLTQDGAIIVKENYSEKSEDALMAITIMEKRQGYDPETGDWFYVKYDPAGKVMTNPAGKKLAGLIGKGKSQGCIPCHAAAKGNDYLFMNDEKARTDRNDPNTTN; translated from the coding sequence ATGAACATGCACACAAAACTGACCACAATGCTCATAACGATCCTGATCACACTCCTAATCACCGCAGGCTGCGAACAACGGCCTGAAGATGCCGGTGCCGAAGAAACCCAGACCCCGACCCAGAGACAAGTCGAACCCGAAGATCAGCAACAGAAGGACTGGCAGCAGCAGCAAGACGACATGCAAAAACAGCAACGTGATCAACAGCAGCAGAGCGACAACCCCAACAGCGCAGACGCCGAATACGCCGAACAGCTCTGGACAAAGATAAAGGACTACGAAAACTGGACCGTCCCTGAAAACTTCAAGGGCTGGCAGGACGGCGTAAGCCCTCACGGCAAGATCCTAAAGTACTACATCAATGACGCCGCCGCCGAAGACCTCACCCAGGACGGAGCAATCATCGTCAAAGAAAACTACTCCGAAAAAAGCGAAGACGCACTCATGGCCATAACCATCATGGAAAAACGCCAGGGCTACGACCCCGAGACCGGAGACTGGTTCTACGTCAAATACGACCCCGCCGGCAAGGTCATGACTAACCCCGCCGGCAAGAAACTCGCAGGCCTCATAGGCAAAGGTAAATCACAAGGCTGCATCCCCTGCCACGCCGCCGCAAAAGGTAACGATTATCTGTTCATGAACGACGAGAAAGCACGGACCGACCGGAACGACCCAAACACAACAAACTAA
- a CDS encoding CsbD family protein, whose translation MKATVLKGKWNELKGAMKKKWGKLSEDDLKQVEGSKDKLVGKIQEKYGKSKEQAEREVEEWHEENK comes from the coding sequence ATGAAAGCCACTGTCCTTAAAGGCAAATGGAACGAACTCAAAGGCGCCATGAAAAAGAAATGGGGTAAGCTCAGCGAAGACGACCTCAAACAGGTAGAAGGCTCAAAGGACAAACTCGTCGGTAAGATCCAGGAAAAGTACGGCAAGAGCAAGGAACAGGCCGAAAGAGAAGTCGAAGAATGGCACGAAGAGAATAAGTGA
- a CDS encoding methyl-accepting chemotaxis protein: protein MSLKRKLLGLGAITTIVPLVVVLFVIWQMNGRMVDAAVTESEKLATSDLEHIVNNVYAMCEIQQQAVQGRVNASLNVSRDVVANMGGVSIAEESVEWEAVNQFSKKRSRVDLGKMMVDDTWLGKIGDGSTEAPVVDKVYDMVEGTCTIFQRMNEAGDMLRVCTNVKKLDGTRAIGTYIPKTNPDGSANAVVSTLLDGRTYRGRAYVVNQWYVTAYEPIKDESGKVVGALYFGYPENGQTTLTDALKEVKIGETGYVYVLDSAGNYVVSKDGERDGDCIWDAQNSEGDYIVREIIKGGKSTEEGEIFTYIYPWANEGQEARDKIAKVMYFEPWDWIIGAGSYEDEFYQASNQIAAVGKKTLVVLAVVLGLVSAGSMTLFTLTSVRLSSRLLSMVSKLRGGSEQVASAAGQVSASSQSLAEGATEQAAGLEETSSSLEEMSSMTNQNADNAQQADGLVNKARKAADEGSRAMARMNTAIEDIKTSSDETAKIIQVIDEIAFQTNLLALNAAVEAARAGDAGKGFAVVAEEVRNLAMRSAEAAKDTNRLIDESVKNSSNGVTIAEEVGSALKGIVDAVGETSQLVSEIAAASQEQAQGIGQVNTAVSEIDKVTQQNAANAEESASASQELNSQAESMNNVVRELTKLVTGSGDAVGASGGGTAGKLNGSDNAFHAIAGSASSAVVAKGRKVDENCDWKAFNK, encoded by the coding sequence ATGTCTTTAAAAAGAAAGCTGCTTGGGCTTGGTGCCATTACGACGATCGTGCCGCTGGTTGTGGTTCTTTTTGTTATATGGCAGATGAACGGGCGGATGGTTGATGCGGCGGTGACCGAGAGCGAGAAACTGGCCACGTCCGATCTGGAGCATATCGTTAACAATGTATATGCCATGTGCGAGATCCAGCAGCAGGCAGTTCAGGGGCGTGTCAATGCCTCGCTGAACGTTTCGCGGGATGTCGTAGCGAATATGGGCGGTGTGAGTATCGCGGAAGAGTCTGTTGAATGGGAGGCTGTAAATCAGTTCTCGAAGAAGCGTTCGAGGGTGGATCTGGGCAAGATGATGGTCGACGATACATGGCTAGGCAAGATCGGCGACGGCAGCACCGAAGCGCCAGTGGTTGATAAAGTGTATGATATGGTCGAAGGTACCTGCACGATCTTTCAGCGGATGAACGAGGCGGGTGATATGCTGCGGGTGTGCACGAACGTCAAGAAGCTGGACGGTACGCGTGCGATCGGGACATATATTCCGAAGACTAACCCTGACGGGTCGGCGAATGCGGTTGTGAGTACGCTGCTCGACGGCAGGACATATCGCGGCAGAGCGTATGTGGTCAATCAGTGGTACGTGACCGCCTATGAGCCGATCAAGGATGAGTCGGGCAAGGTTGTAGGTGCGCTATATTTCGGTTATCCGGAGAACGGGCAGACGACGTTGACAGATGCTTTGAAGGAAGTGAAGATCGGCGAGACGGGTTATGTCTATGTGCTGGATTCTGCGGGCAATTATGTCGTTTCCAAGGACGGTGAGCGTGATGGTGACTGCATCTGGGATGCGCAGAATTCGGAGGGTGATTACATTGTAAGAGAGATCATCAAAGGCGGAAAGAGTACGGAGGAAGGAGAAATATTCACTTACATATATCCGTGGGCGAACGAAGGGCAGGAGGCTCGGGACAAGATCGCGAAGGTGATGTATTTTGAGCCGTGGGACTGGATCATCGGTGCGGGGTCTTATGAGGACGAATTTTATCAAGCGAGCAATCAGATAGCGGCGGTCGGCAAGAAGACGCTGGTGGTGCTGGCGGTTGTTCTTGGGCTGGTGTCGGCAGGTTCGATGACGTTGTTCACTCTGACTTCTGTGAGGCTTTCATCGAGACTGCTGAGCATGGTGTCGAAGCTTCGCGGCGGCAGTGAACAGGTTGCATCCGCGGCTGGGCAGGTTTCGGCATCGAGTCAGTCGCTGGCGGAAGGAGCCACCGAACAGGCTGCGGGTCTGGAGGAGACAAGTTCGAGCCTGGAGGAGATGTCTTCGATGACCAATCAGAATGCGGACAATGCTCAGCAGGCAGACGGACTGGTGAACAAGGCCCGCAAGGCCGCGGACGAGGGTTCGCGGGCGATGGCTAGGATGAACACGGCGATCGAGGATATCAAGACGAGCAGTGATGAGACTGCGAAGATCATTCAGGTTATCGATGAGATCGCGTTCCAGACGAATCTGCTGGCGCTCAATGCGGCGGTCGAGGCTGCGAGGGCCGGCGATGCGGGCAAGGGTTTTGCGGTTGTCGCGGAAGAGGTTCGCAACCTCGCGATGCGAAGTGCAGAGGCTGCGAAGGATACGAACAGGCTGATCGATGAATCGGTCAAGAACAGCAGCAACGGCGTAACTATCGCGGAAGAGGTCGGCAGCGCGCTGAAGGGTATTGTCGATGCTGTCGGCGAGACGAGCCAGCTTGTAAGTGAGATAGCGGCTGCGAGCCAGGAGCAGGCCCAGGGGATCGGGCAGGTGAATACGGCAGTGAGCGAAATAGACAAGGTTACGCAGCAGAACGCGGCGAATGCGGAAGAGAGTGCCAGCGCGAGCCAGGAACTTAACTCGCAGGCTGAGTCGATGAACAATGTTGTTAGAGAGTTGACGAAGCTGGTGACGGGCAGTGGAGATGCAGTTGGGGCCTCGGGCGGCGGAACCGCAGGAAAGCTGAACGGCTCGGACAATGCTTTTCATGCGATAGCAGGCTCGGCCAGCAGCGCAGTAGTTGCGAAAGGCCGGAAGGTTGACGAAAACTGTGACTGGAAGGCGTTCAATAAATAA
- a CDS encoding glycosyl hydrolase family 95 catalytic domain-containing protein: MLRIRVLCVLVCVVLGFCGVCVGGVEMEVDWAEYISEQDPVWEAMPKRWYDAPFMGNGMLGTLVRQSGDKQVRWDVGRTDVQDHRMNDDYTVRAPEILNRGRVPIGHFVLDTEGDIEGGSSRIHLWDAEATGEIGTSEGSVKWRTLVHADDMVYMVVLEGEGRESSPELRFVPERAESTRYTRRKGGLKKEFVENYTPNPEPVIGERADGVTVCVQDMVAGGETATAWWSGVEDGKRVYFVTVQHTYPGKDADGLAVAELAKVRGRDREDWIGEHRGWWRDYYKQSFVSISDPVWESFYWIQMYKLACATRADRALIDNQGPWLQPTGWNGTWWNLNIQLSYSPVAQANRLGIGESLTNHLQDNFQTLVNNVAEEYRSDSAGLTRNTGNDLIGKVGEPGGWGYGPADIGSEVGNLTWTCHNVWMMYRYSMDEELRDELLYPLLRRAVNYYRHFLYEGEDGRLHLPETHSPEYGNAEDANYDLALIKWGCRTLLELADERGKTDPLEDEWRRILDELVEFPVNENGFMVGRGVGFDKSHRHWSHMLAVYPLRIVTPETEAGEELIRKSLKRWHSFKGALVGYSYTGGASFSALLGNGDKTLEYLNGFKRYMGDSTMYYEGGRRAGLPVMETPLHCSEAIQEMLLQSWGGKIRVFPAMPDAWGESMFHDMRAEGAFLVSAERDEGETEWVRVRSLAGERCVVRCDLDEPRATVGGKERELKELEPGVYEVELAEGEEVFIFAEGEDEFEVEPADDEGGDEHAWGVK, from the coding sequence ATGTTGCGGATCCGGGTTTTGTGTGTGCTGGTTTGTGTTGTGCTGGGTTTTTGCGGGGTTTGTGTTGGGGGCGTGGAGATGGAGGTTGACTGGGCGGAGTATATCAGTGAGCAGGACCCGGTTTGGGAGGCGATGCCGAAGCGGTGGTATGATGCGCCGTTCATGGGTAACGGTATGCTGGGCACGCTGGTACGGCAGAGCGGGGATAAGCAGGTTCGCTGGGATGTTGGGCGGACCGATGTGCAGGACCATCGGATGAATGATGATTATACGGTGCGGGCCCCGGAGATACTTAACCGGGGGCGTGTGCCGATCGGGCATTTTGTGCTGGATACGGAGGGGGATATCGAGGGAGGAAGTTCGCGGATACATCTTTGGGATGCGGAGGCGACGGGTGAGATCGGGACCAGTGAGGGCAGTGTGAAATGGCGGACGCTGGTGCATGCTGACGATATGGTTTACATGGTCGTGCTGGAGGGCGAAGGGAGGGAGAGTTCGCCCGAGCTGCGGTTCGTGCCGGAGCGTGCTGAGAGTACGAGGTATACGCGGAGGAAAGGCGGGCTTAAGAAGGAATTCGTTGAGAATTATACGCCGAACCCGGAGCCTGTGATCGGTGAGCGGGCGGACGGCGTGACGGTTTGTGTGCAGGATATGGTAGCGGGCGGTGAGACCGCGACTGCATGGTGGAGCGGGGTCGAGGACGGCAAGCGGGTATATTTTGTGACTGTGCAGCATACGTATCCAGGTAAGGATGCGGATGGGCTGGCGGTTGCGGAGCTAGCTAAGGTGCGGGGTCGTGACCGGGAGGATTGGATCGGCGAGCATCGGGGGTGGTGGCGCGATTATTACAAGCAGAGTTTCGTTTCGATATCGGATCCGGTGTGGGAGAGCTTTTACTGGATACAGATGTATAAGCTGGCCTGTGCGACGCGGGCCGATCGTGCGCTGATCGACAACCAGGGGCCGTGGCTGCAGCCGACGGGGTGGAACGGCACGTGGTGGAACTTGAATATTCAACTGAGTTATTCGCCGGTGGCGCAGGCGAACAGATTAGGTATCGGTGAGAGCCTGACGAATCATCTGCAGGATAACTTTCAGACGCTGGTGAATAATGTTGCGGAGGAGTATCGCAGCGATTCGGCGGGTTTGACGCGGAATACGGGCAATGATCTGATAGGCAAGGTCGGTGAGCCGGGCGGTTGGGGGTATGGGCCGGCAGATATCGGAAGCGAGGTGGGGAACCTGACGTGGACGTGTCATAATGTGTGGATGATGTACAGGTACAGTATGGATGAGGAGTTGAGGGATGAGCTGCTGTATCCGCTGCTGAGGCGTGCGGTGAATTATTATCGCCATTTTTTGTATGAGGGTGAGGACGGGAGGCTGCATCTGCCAGAGACGCATTCGCCCGAGTATGGGAACGCTGAGGATGCGAATTATGATCTTGCGTTGATCAAGTGGGGATGCAGGACTTTGCTGGAGCTGGCGGATGAGCGCGGCAAGACCGATCCGCTGGAGGATGAATGGCGGAGGATACTGGATGAGCTGGTTGAGTTTCCGGTGAACGAGAACGGATTTATGGTTGGTCGGGGAGTCGGGTTCGATAAGAGTCACCGGCACTGGTCACATATGCTGGCGGTGTATCCGCTGCGTATTGTGACGCCGGAGACCGAGGCGGGCGAGGAGCTCATACGGAAGTCATTGAAACGGTGGCACAGCTTTAAGGGGGCGCTGGTTGGGTATTCGTATACCGGGGGTGCGAGTTTTTCGGCGCTGCTTGGGAATGGTGACAAGACGCTGGAATATCTCAACGGGTTCAAGCGGTACATGGGCGATAGCACGATGTATTATGAAGGCGGCAGGCGTGCGGGGTTGCCTGTGATGGAGACGCCTTTGCATTGTTCGGAAGCGATACAGGAGATGCTGCTGCAGAGCTGGGGCGGTAAGATACGGGTGTTCCCTGCGATGCCGGACGCGTGGGGCGAGTCGATGTTCCATGATATGCGTGCGGAAGGTGCGTTCCTGGTCAGTGCTGAGCGGGATGAGGGCGAGACGGAATGGGTCCGTGTTAGGAGCCTGGCCGGGGAGCGGTGCGTGGTTCGGTGCGATTTGGATGAGCCGCGTGCGACGGTCGGGGGTAAGGAGCGGGAACTGAAGGAGCTGGAGCCGGGCGTGTATGAGGTAGAGCTGGCTGAGGGCGAGGAGGTGTTTATATTCGCTGAGGGTGAGGATGAGTTTGAGGTCGAGCCTGCGGATGACGAGGGCGGTGACGAGCATGCGTGGGGTGTGAAGTGA